From a region of the Pongo pygmaeus isolate AG05252 chromosome 5, NHGRI_mPonPyg2-v2.0_pri, whole genome shotgun sequence genome:
- the ZSCAN26 gene encoding zinc finger and SCAN domain-containing protein 26 isoform X4, giving the protein MATALDPDQAKKQKMLVEEMALLRGVQEQQVRPECEVTKPEKEKGEETRIENGKLVVVTDSCGREESSGKISEPMEAHNEGSNLERQQAKPKEKTEYKCLERGRGFIQHSDLIEHASTHTGKKLCESDVCQSSSLTGHKKVLSREKGHQCHECGKAFQRSSHLVRHQKIHLGEKPYQCNECGKVFSQNAGLLEHLRIHTGEKPYLCIHCGKNFRRSSHLNRHQRIHSQEEPCECKECGKTFSQALLLTHHQRIHSHSKSHQCNECGKAFSLTSDLIRHHRIHTGEKPFKCNICQKAFRLNSHLAQHVRIHNEEKPYQCSECGEAFRQRSGLFQHQRYHHKDKLA; this is encoded by the exons ATGGCGACAGCATTG GACCCAGACcaggcaaagaaacaaaaaatgcttGTGGAGGAGATGGCCCTTCTGAGAGGAGTACAGGAACAGCAGGTTCGGCCTGAGTGTGAAGTTACAAAGCCTGAGAAAGAGAAGG GTGAGGAGACAAGGATTGAGAATGGGAAGCTTGTTGTAGTAACAGACTCTTGTGGAAGAGAAGAGTCATCTGGGAAAATATCTGAACCCATGGAGGCTCATAATGAGGGCTCTAACTTGGAAAGGCAGCAGGCCAAGCCCAAAGAGAAGACTGAGTATAAATGCTTAGAACGTGGGCGGGGATTCATCCAGCACTCGGACCTGATTGAACATGCGAGTACACACACGGGAAAGAAACTCTGCGAGTCTGATGTGTGTCAGAGTTCTAGTCTTACAGGACATAAGAAAGTCCTCTCTAGAGAGAAAGGTCATCAGTGTCAtgagtgtgggaaagcctttcAGAGGAGTTCACACCTCGTCAGACATCAGAAAATCCATCTTGGTGAGAAGCCTTATCAGTGCAATGAGTGTGGCAAAGTCTTTAGCCAGAATGCAGGCCTTTTGGAACATCtcagaattcatactggagagaaaccttatctATGTATCCATTGTGGAAAAAATTTTAGGCGCAGCTCTCACCTTAATCGACACCAGAGAATTCACAGTCAGGAGGAGCCCTGTGAGTGCAAGGAGTGTGGAAAAACCTTTAGTCAGGCCTTACTCCTCACCCACCATCAGAGAATCCATAGTCACTCCAAAAGCCATCAATGTAATGAGtgtggaaaagctttcagtttgaCCTCAGACCTTATTCGACACCacagaattcatactggagaaaaacctttCAAGTGTAACATATGCCAGAAAGCCTTCCGACTAAACTCACACCTTGCTCAGCATGTAAGAATCCACAATGAAGAAAAACCCTATCAGTGTAGTGAATGTGGAGAAGCCTTCAGGCAAAGGTCAGGTCTTTTTCAACATCAGAGATATCACCACAAAGACAAACTGGCTTGA
- the ZSCAN26 gene encoding zinc finger and SCAN domain-containing protein 26 isoform X3, with protein sequence MATALGFKLQGNSKGLGQEPLCKQFRQLRYEETTGPREALSRLRELCQQWLQPETHTKEQILELLVLEQFLIILPKELQARVQEHHPESGEDVVVVLEDLQLDLGETGQQVDPDQAKKQKMLVEEMALLRGVQEQQVRPECEVTKPEKEKGEETRIENGKLVVVTDSCGREESSGKISEPMEAHNEGSNLERQQAKPKEKTEYKCLERGRGFIQHSDLIEHASTHTGKKLCESDVCQSSSLTGHKKVLSREKGHQCHECGKAFQRSSHLVRHQKIHLGEKPYQCNECGKVFSQNAGLLEHLRIHTGEKPYLCIHCGKNFRRSSHLNRHQRIHSQEEPCECKECGKTFSQALLLTHHQRIHSHSKSHQCNECGKAFSLTSDLIRHHRIHTGEKPFKCNICQKAFRLNSHLAQHVRIHNEEKPYQCSECGEAFRQRSGLFQHQRYHHKDKLA encoded by the exons ATGGCGACAGCATTG GGATTCAAGCTGCAAGGAAACAGTAAAGGCCTTGGACAGGAGCCATTGTGCAAACAATTCAGGCAGTTGCGTTATGAAGAGACCACAGGACCTCGAGAAGCACTAAGTCGGCTCCGGGAGCTCTGTCAACAGTGGCTACAGCCCGAGACCCATACCAAGGAGCAGATCCTGGAGCTGCTGGTGTTGGAGCAGTTTCTGATCATCCTGCCTAAGGAGCTCCAGGCCCGGGTGCAGGAGCATCACCCAGAGAGTGGGGAGGACGTGGTTGTTGTTCTGGAGGATTTGCAGCTGGATCTTGGAGAAACAGGACAACAGGTG GACCCAGACcaggcaaagaaacaaaaaatgcttGTGGAGGAGATGGCCCTTCTGAGAGGAGTACAGGAACAGCAGGTTCGGCCTGAGTGTGAAGTTACAAAGCCTGAGAAAGAGAAGG GTGAGGAGACAAGGATTGAGAATGGGAAGCTTGTTGTAGTAACAGACTCTTGTGGAAGAGAAGAGTCATCTGGGAAAATATCTGAACCCATGGAGGCTCATAATGAGGGCTCTAACTTGGAAAGGCAGCAGGCCAAGCCCAAAGAGAAGACTGAGTATAAATGCTTAGAACGTGGGCGGGGATTCATCCAGCACTCGGACCTGATTGAACATGCGAGTACACACACGGGAAAGAAACTCTGCGAGTCTGATGTGTGTCAGAGTTCTAGTCTTACAGGACATAAGAAAGTCCTCTCTAGAGAGAAAGGTCATCAGTGTCAtgagtgtgggaaagcctttcAGAGGAGTTCACACCTCGTCAGACATCAGAAAATCCATCTTGGTGAGAAGCCTTATCAGTGCAATGAGTGTGGCAAAGTCTTTAGCCAGAATGCAGGCCTTTTGGAACATCtcagaattcatactggagagaaaccttatctATGTATCCATTGTGGAAAAAATTTTAGGCGCAGCTCTCACCTTAATCGACACCAGAGAATTCACAGTCAGGAGGAGCCCTGTGAGTGCAAGGAGTGTGGAAAAACCTTTAGTCAGGCCTTACTCCTCACCCACCATCAGAGAATCCATAGTCACTCCAAAAGCCATCAATGTAATGAGtgtggaaaagctttcagtttgaCCTCAGACCTTATTCGACACCacagaattcatactggagaaaaacctttCAAGTGTAACATATGCCAGAAAGCCTTCCGACTAAACTCACACCTTGCTCAGCATGTAAGAATCCACAATGAAGAAAAACCCTATCAGTGTAGTGAATGTGGAGAAGCCTTCAGGCAAAGGTCAGGTCTTTTTCAACATCAGAGATATCACCACAAAGACAAACTGGCTTGA
- the ZSCAN26 gene encoding zinc finger and SCAN domain-containing protein 26 isoform X1, whose amino-acid sequence MATALVSAHSLAPLNLKKEGLRIVREDHYSTWEQGFKLQGNSKGLGQEPLCKQFRQLRYEETTGPREALSRLRELCQQWLQPETHTKEQILELLVLEQFLIILPKELQARVQEHHPESGEDVVVVLEDLQLDLGETGQQVDPDQAKKQKMLVEEMALLRGVQEQQVRPECEVTKPEKEKGEETRIENGKLVVVTDSCGREESSGKISEPMEAHNEGSNLERQQAKPKEKTEYKCLERGRGFIQHSDLIEHASTHTGKKLCESDVCQSSSLTGHKKVLSREKGHQCHECGKAFQRSSHLVRHQKIHLGEKPYQCNECGKVFSQNAGLLEHLRIHTGEKPYLCIHCGKNFRRSSHLNRHQRIHSQEEPCECKECGKTFSQALLLTHHQRIHSHSKSHQCNECGKAFSLTSDLIRHHRIHTGEKPFKCNICQKAFRLNSHLAQHVRIHNEEKPYQCSECGEAFRQRSGLFQHQRYHHKDKLA is encoded by the exons ATGGCGACAGCATTGGTGAGTGCCCATTCCTTGGCTCCCCTGAATCTGAAGAAGGAGGGGCTTCGGATAGTGAGGGAGGATCACTACTCTACTTGGGAACAGGGATTCAAGCTGCAAGGAAACAGTAAAGGCCTTGGACAGGAGCCATTGTGCAAACAATTCAGGCAGTTGCGTTATGAAGAGACCACAGGACCTCGAGAAGCACTAAGTCGGCTCCGGGAGCTCTGTCAACAGTGGCTACAGCCCGAGACCCATACCAAGGAGCAGATCCTGGAGCTGCTGGTGTTGGAGCAGTTTCTGATCATCCTGCCTAAGGAGCTCCAGGCCCGGGTGCAGGAGCATCACCCAGAGAGTGGGGAGGACGTGGTTGTTGTTCTGGAGGATTTGCAGCTGGATCTTGGAGAAACAGGACAACAGGTG GACCCAGACcaggcaaagaaacaaaaaatgcttGTGGAGGAGATGGCCCTTCTGAGAGGAGTACAGGAACAGCAGGTTCGGCCTGAGTGTGAAGTTACAAAGCCTGAGAAAGAGAAGG GTGAGGAGACAAGGATTGAGAATGGGAAGCTTGTTGTAGTAACAGACTCTTGTGGAAGAGAAGAGTCATCTGGGAAAATATCTGAACCCATGGAGGCTCATAATGAGGGCTCTAACTTGGAAAGGCAGCAGGCCAAGCCCAAAGAGAAGACTGAGTATAAATGCTTAGAACGTGGGCGGGGATTCATCCAGCACTCGGACCTGATTGAACATGCGAGTACACACACGGGAAAGAAACTCTGCGAGTCTGATGTGTGTCAGAGTTCTAGTCTTACAGGACATAAGAAAGTCCTCTCTAGAGAGAAAGGTCATCAGTGTCAtgagtgtgggaaagcctttcAGAGGAGTTCACACCTCGTCAGACATCAGAAAATCCATCTTGGTGAGAAGCCTTATCAGTGCAATGAGTGTGGCAAAGTCTTTAGCCAGAATGCAGGCCTTTTGGAACATCtcagaattcatactggagagaaaccttatctATGTATCCATTGTGGAAAAAATTTTAGGCGCAGCTCTCACCTTAATCGACACCAGAGAATTCACAGTCAGGAGGAGCCCTGTGAGTGCAAGGAGTGTGGAAAAACCTTTAGTCAGGCCTTACTCCTCACCCACCATCAGAGAATCCATAGTCACTCCAAAAGCCATCAATGTAATGAGtgtggaaaagctttcagtttgaCCTCAGACCTTATTCGACACCacagaattcatactggagaaaaacctttCAAGTGTAACATATGCCAGAAAGCCTTCCGACTAAACTCACACCTTGCTCAGCATGTAAGAATCCACAATGAAGAAAAACCCTATCAGTGTAGTGAATGTGGAGAAGCCTTCAGGCAAAGGTCAGGTCTTTTTCAACATCAGAGATATCACCACAAAGACAAACTGGCTTGA
- the ZSCAN26 gene encoding zinc finger and SCAN domain-containing protein 26 isoform X2, translating into MATALVSAHSLAPLNLKKEGLRIVREDHYSTWEQGFKLQGNSKGLGQEPLCKQFRQLRYEETTGPREALSRLRELCQQWLQPETHTKEQILELLVLEQFLIILPKELQARVQEHHPESGEDVVVVLEDLQLDLGETGQQDPDQAKKQKMLVEEMALLRGVQEQQVRPECEVTKPEKEKGEETRIENGKLVVVTDSCGREESSGKISEPMEAHNEGSNLERQQAKPKEKTEYKCLERGRGFIQHSDLIEHASTHTGKKLCESDVCQSSSLTGHKKVLSREKGHQCHECGKAFQRSSHLVRHQKIHLGEKPYQCNECGKVFSQNAGLLEHLRIHTGEKPYLCIHCGKNFRRSSHLNRHQRIHSQEEPCECKECGKTFSQALLLTHHQRIHSHSKSHQCNECGKAFSLTSDLIRHHRIHTGEKPFKCNICQKAFRLNSHLAQHVRIHNEEKPYQCSECGEAFRQRSGLFQHQRYHHKDKLA; encoded by the exons ATGGCGACAGCATTGGTGAGTGCCCATTCCTTGGCTCCCCTGAATCTGAAGAAGGAGGGGCTTCGGATAGTGAGGGAGGATCACTACTCTACTTGGGAACAGGGATTCAAGCTGCAAGGAAACAGTAAAGGCCTTGGACAGGAGCCATTGTGCAAACAATTCAGGCAGTTGCGTTATGAAGAGACCACAGGACCTCGAGAAGCACTAAGTCGGCTCCGGGAGCTCTGTCAACAGTGGCTACAGCCCGAGACCCATACCAAGGAGCAGATCCTGGAGCTGCTGGTGTTGGAGCAGTTTCTGATCATCCTGCCTAAGGAGCTCCAGGCCCGGGTGCAGGAGCATCACCCAGAGAGTGGGGAGGACGTGGTTGTTGTTCTGGAGGATTTGCAGCTGGATCTTGGAGAAACAGGACAACAG GACCCAGACcaggcaaagaaacaaaaaatgcttGTGGAGGAGATGGCCCTTCTGAGAGGAGTACAGGAACAGCAGGTTCGGCCTGAGTGTGAAGTTACAAAGCCTGAGAAAGAGAAGG GTGAGGAGACAAGGATTGAGAATGGGAAGCTTGTTGTAGTAACAGACTCTTGTGGAAGAGAAGAGTCATCTGGGAAAATATCTGAACCCATGGAGGCTCATAATGAGGGCTCTAACTTGGAAAGGCAGCAGGCCAAGCCCAAAGAGAAGACTGAGTATAAATGCTTAGAACGTGGGCGGGGATTCATCCAGCACTCGGACCTGATTGAACATGCGAGTACACACACGGGAAAGAAACTCTGCGAGTCTGATGTGTGTCAGAGTTCTAGTCTTACAGGACATAAGAAAGTCCTCTCTAGAGAGAAAGGTCATCAGTGTCAtgagtgtgggaaagcctttcAGAGGAGTTCACACCTCGTCAGACATCAGAAAATCCATCTTGGTGAGAAGCCTTATCAGTGCAATGAGTGTGGCAAAGTCTTTAGCCAGAATGCAGGCCTTTTGGAACATCtcagaattcatactggagagaaaccttatctATGTATCCATTGTGGAAAAAATTTTAGGCGCAGCTCTCACCTTAATCGACACCAGAGAATTCACAGTCAGGAGGAGCCCTGTGAGTGCAAGGAGTGTGGAAAAACCTTTAGTCAGGCCTTACTCCTCACCCACCATCAGAGAATCCATAGTCACTCCAAAAGCCATCAATGTAATGAGtgtggaaaagctttcagtttgaCCTCAGACCTTATTCGACACCacagaattcatactggagaaaaacctttCAAGTGTAACATATGCCAGAAAGCCTTCCGACTAAACTCACACCTTGCTCAGCATGTAAGAATCCACAATGAAGAAAAACCCTATCAGTGTAGTGAATGTGGAGAAGCCTTCAGGCAAAGGTCAGGTCTTTTTCAACATCAGAGATATCACCACAAAGACAAACTGGCTTGA
- the NKAPL gene encoding NKAP-like protein, producing MGSRRRRRSSSGSPPSPQSRCSSWDGRSRSHSRGREGRRPPWSESDVGALYPLSRSGSRGRPPRFRNYAFASSWSTSYSGYRYHHHCYAEERQSAEDYEKEESYRQRRLKERERIGELGAPEVWGPSPKFPEPDSDEHTPVEDEEEVTHQKSSSSDSNSEEHRKKKTSRSTNKKKRKNKSSKRKHRKYSDSDSNSESDTNSNSDDDKKRVKAKKKKKKKKHKTKKKKNKKTKKESSDSSCKDSEEELSEATWVEQPNVADTMDLIGPEAPIIHTSQDEKPLNYGHALLPGEGAAMAEYVKAGKRIPRRGEIGLTSEEIASFECSGYVMSGSRHRRMEAVRLRKENQIYSADEKRALASFNQEERRKRENKILASFREMVYKKTKGKDDK from the coding sequence ATGGGCTCTCGGAGAAGGCGACGGAGCTCCTCGGGGAGCCCACCATCCCCGCAGAGCAGATGTTCCTCTTGGGATGGCCGTTCCCGCTCTCACTCCCGCGGCCGTGAGGGCCGCAGGCCTCCTTGGAGTGAGTCGGACGTGGGCGCTCTTTACCCCCTTAGTCGCTCTGGGTCGCGAGGGCGGCCCCCAAGATTCCGCAACTACGCCTTCGCGTCCTCCTGGTCGACCTCGTATAGTGGATATCGCTACCATCATCACTGCTATGCAGAAGAACGGCAGTCAGCGGAAGACTACGAGAAGGAGGAGAGCTATCGGCAGAGGCggctgaaggagagagagaggattgGGGAGTTGGGAGCGCCTGAAGTGTGGGGGCCGTCTCCAAAGTTCCCTGAGCCAGATTCTGACGAACATACCCCAGTTGAGGATGAAGAAGAGGTAACGCATCAGAAAAGCAGCAGTTCAGATTCCAACTCGGAAGAACATAGGAAAAAGAAGACCAGTCGttcaacaaacaagaaaaaaagaaagaataagtcGTCTAAAAGAAAGCATAGGAAATATTCTGATAGTGACAGTAACTCAGAGTCTGACACAAATTCTAACTCTGATGATGATAAAAAGAGAGTTAaagccaagaagaaaaagaagaaaaagaaacacaaaacaaagaaaaagaagaataagaagaCCAAAAAAGAATCCAGTGACTCAAGCTGTAAAGACTCAGAAGAGGAGTTGTCAGAAGCCACCTGGGTGGAGCAGCCAAATGTGGCAGATACTATGGATTTAATAGGGCCAGAAGCACCTATAATACATACCTCTCAAGATGAAAAACCTTTGAACTATGGCCATGCTTTGCTCCCCGGTGAAGGTGCAGCTATGGCTGAGTATGTAAAAGCTGGAAAGCGAATCCCACGAAGAGGTGAGATTGGGTTGACAAGTGAAGAGATCGCTTCTTTTGAATGCTCAGGTTATGTCATGAGTGGTAGCAGGCATCGCAGAATGGAGGCTGTACGACTGCGTAAGGAGAACCAGATCTACAGTGCTGATGAGAAGAGAGCTCTTGCATCCTTTAACCAGGAAGAGAGacgaaagagagaaaataagattttagCCAGTTTCCGAGAGATGGTgtacaaaaagacaaaagggaAAGATGACAAGTAA